GGAGAAACCACAGAGTGACCGGAGCTGAGTGACCACTAGGAGTGACCACGGAGAAACCACGGAGTGACCACAGAGTGACCGCTGAATGACTAGTCCAGAGTGACCACAGAGTGACCGCTGGCAGTGACCGGTGCTGAGTGACCACGGAGAAACCACGGAGTGACCACGGAGAAACCACGGAAGTGACCAGTGCTGAGTGACCACAGAGTGACCAGTCCGGAGTGACCACGGAGTGACCGGTGCTGAGTGACCGCTGGCAGTGAccggtgctgtgaccactgagtgaccacggAGTGACCGCTGAGTGACCACGGAGAGACCACGGAGTGACCGGCGCTGAGTGACCGTGGAGTGACCGGCTGAGTGACCACAGAGTGACCACAGAGTGACCACGGAGAAACCACGGAGTGACCACGGAGTGACCGCTGGCAGTGACCGGCGCTGAGTGACCACGGAGTGACCGCAGCAGCtgcgcccctcccccccccccccccggacACCCCAAAATAGCCgcggggtgggggaggggaggagcaAAACTGGGcagaaaattcccaaaaaaatccaaaatttggagccatttttagggtttttttccacatttgGGGGGTCCTCAAATCTGGGGGGGGGTCACATTTGGGGGGGGTCCTCATTTGGGGGGGGtgaccccaaatttggggggcAGACCCAAATTTAGGAGGGAAATTGGGGagagaaaccccaaaattcaggattttcacccattttttggggggatttcacATTTCAGGGTCACATTTCGGGGGGGGTTTCacattttggggaggggtcaccccaaattttgggaggGGGTCACATTTGGGGGGGTCACATTTATGGGGGGGTCATTTTGGGGGGGGTCagaggggaaatttgggaagaaaaccccaaaattcaggattttcacccattttgggggggatttcaCATTTCAGGGTCACATTTTGGGGGGGAGTTTCacattttggggaggggtcaccccaaattttgggaggGGGTCACATTTGGGGGGGTCACATTTATAGGGGGTCActttgggggggggggcggAGGAGAAATTggggaagaaaaccccaaaaattcaggattttcacccatttttagttttttttggcatttgggGGGGGTCACATTTCTGGGGGGTCACCAAAATTTGAGGGGGGGGTCCGCATTTAGGGGGGGGTCACACCCGATATTTCAAGGTGGGGCCGCATTTAGGGAAGCaacaccccccccaaaaaaaaaaatcacaaaaaaataaaaattttgacccattttttaaatatttttcctttttttgggggggggggggagggtaTAATTTGGGGTGGGGGTCCCAAATTTTGGGCAGGGGGGTGACCCCaaatttaaaggatttttttttagaggGGGGGAGGGGTAGAAATTGGACGCTGGGAGCTAAAATAgccgggggggggggaggggagtgGGGGAGgggagtggggggggggggggggagggggggggagggTCAAGAGGCGCCGCGGGGGATTCTGGGATAGCCCAGCCTTGATTGGGGGGGGAGGGGAACCCCCAAatcttcccccccccccttaaaaaaagggggggggccAAGGacaatttggggagggggaggggggttgtgcccctccccccacccccgcaCAGCCTTGGGGGGGGGATAAAGGGGAGACCcctcccccccccaccccaaaaaagaGGGAGCCGCTGAGCCATGGGGGGGGCGCAGGTGAGGGGGGGGACCCCAAATGTTGGGGAGGGGGACCCCGAATTatggggagggggcaggggagcccaaattttggggggggggggcgtaTGGGGACCCCCAAATTATGGGGCGGGGGGGGCCATGGGaccccccaaatttgggggcgGAGGGATCCCAGCTATTGGGTGGGGACCCCAAATTATGGGGTGGGGGGGGCCATGGGACCCCCAATTATGGGCGGGGGGACCCCCAAATTATGGGGCGGGACCCGAAATTATGGGGAGGGGGCGCCCATTAAACCCCAAATTATGGGCAGGGAACGCCCAATGATGGGGTGGGGGGGCCTTGGGACCCCCAATTTAGGGGGTGGGACCCCCAAATATTGGGTGGGGGGGCCATGGGACCCCCAATTTATGGGGTGGGACCCCCAAATTATGGGGTGAGGTGGCCATGGGACCCCCAGTTATGGGTCGGGGACCCTAAATTATGGGGTGGGGGCCATGGGGACCCCCAATTATGGGGTGGGGACCCGAAATTGTGGGGAGGGGGGCGCCCATTAAACCCAAAATTACGGGCGGGGAACCCCCAATTATGGGGTGGGGGGGCCTTGAGACCCCAATTCCTGGGTCGGGGACCCCAAATTATGGGGTAGGGGGCCATGAGGACCCCCAAATATAGGGTGGGACCCCCAAATTGTGGGGTGAGGTGGCCATGGAGACCCCCAGTTATGGGTGGGACCCCCAAATTATGGGATGGGGGCCATGGGGACCCCCAATTATGGGGAGGGGCGCCCATTAAAACCCAAATTATGAGGGGGGGGGGAACCCAATTTATGGGCggggggagccctgagcccccagTTTATGGGTCGGGACCCCCAATTATGGGGTGGTGGTGCCTTGAGACCCCAACTCCTGGGcgggggacccctccccaattcctCAGGGCCCCCCTgcccccccagctcctgctcctggtggcGCTGGCGGCGACCCCGGGGGCTTTGGGGACCCGCGGGGACCCCGCGGCCGCGCTGAGCCCCTGCCCGGGGGGCTCTCGCTGCCCGGGGGAGGGGTCTCGCTGCTGGGGGGGGTCCCGCTGGTgctggggggggggtcccggccgCCCCCCGTGCCGGCCCGTGAACGTGACGGTGGCGCTGGAGAAggacgagtgtccccagtgccgcGCTGTCACCGCCACCGCCTGCGGGGGCTTCTGCCGCACGCGGGtacggggggctgcgggggggttcgggggggtttggggggagttttgagggggttttgggggatttgggggggttttgggggggtttggggggggtttgggggggttttggggggattttgatGGGGAGTTtggtgggggtttgggggatttgggggggttttggggggggtttgggggggatttggggggatttggggggaggttgggggggatttggggggattttgggggggtttggggggatttgggggggatttgggggagggttcgggggggtttgaggggttttggggtgattttgatggggatttgagggggtttggggggatttgggggggatttgggggagggttcgggggggtttgaggggttttggggtgattttgatggggatttgagggggtttggggggatttggggggggatttggaggggttttgggggaattttggggggatttgggggggggttggggaagtttggatgggatttggggtggtgggGGGGAATTAaggggttttgaggggatttcgggggggttgaggggattttggggggtcttgggggggattttgggggatttgtggggattttggggcgtcttggggggattttggggggatttggggggggttcGGGAGGattggggggattttgaggggatttgagGGAGCcttgggaggatttgggggggttttgggggagttGGAGGGGGTTTGGAggggtttgaggggttttggggagattttggggagatttggggggatttggggggggttcGGGGAGGGTTGGGGGGAGTTTGGACGGGatttgaggggtttggggggggatttgggaggggGTTCGGGGGAGTTTggtgggggatttgggggggttttgggggattgaggggttttggggggattcgGGGGGGAATTGGGGGCGTTTTGAAGGGATTtgaagggatttggggggctttgggggggttttggggaaatttgaggggggcttgggggggttcgggggctttgggggggttgaggggattttgggggtgatttgggggggttcggggggggttggggaggattttgggtGGAGTTTGGGGGAATTTGGTTGGGATTTggcggattttgggggggtttggggggaattgTGAATTTGGGGGGTTGGAGGgatttggtggttttgggttttttgggggtctTTAGGGCATTTTTCGGGGGTCTTTAGGGAAGGCATTATTGGTGTCTGTTTTAGAGGATTATTTGGGGGTCTTTAGGAgattattttttgtgtgttttaggGGATTATTTGGATCTTTAGAGGATTATCGGGGTGTGTATTAGGGGATTATTGGTGTCTGTATTAGGGGATTATTTGGGGGTCTTTAGGGCATTATTTGGGGTCTTTAGGGCATTATTTAGGGAGTTTTAGGGGattatttttttgtctgttttagGGTATTATTTGGGGGTCTTTAGGGCATTATTGGGCTGTGTATTAGGGCATGATTCGGGGGTCTTTAGGGCATTTTTGGGGGTCTTTAGGGGATTattttttgtctggttttgggtATTATTTGGGGGTCTTTAGGACATTATTGGGGTGTGTATTAGGGCATGATTCGGGGGTCTTTAGGCCATTATTGGTGTCTGTTTTAGGGGATTATTTGGGGGTCTTCAGGGCATTATTCGGGGGTCTTTAGGGCATTATTTAGGGGCCTTTATTAGGGGATTATGGGGGTCTTTAGGGGATTATTCGGGGATATTTAGGGCATTATTCGGGGGTCTTTAGGGCATTATTGGGGTTTGTTTTATGGGCATAATTTCGGGGTCTTTAGGGCATTATTGGTGTCTGTATTAGGGGATTATTTGGGGGTCTATAGGGCATTACTTGGGGGTCTTTAGGGGATTATGGGTGTCTGTATTAGAGGATTATTCGGGGGTCTTTAGGGCATTTTTGGGGTGTGTTTTAGGGCATCATTCGGGGGTCTTTAGGCCATTATTGGTGTCTGTTTTAGGGGATTATTCAGGGGTCTATAGGGCATTATTTGGGGGTCTTTAGGGCATTATTGGGATGTGTATTAGGGGATTATTTGGGGGTCTTTAGGCCATTATTGGTGTCTGTATTAGGGGATTATTTGGGGGTCTTTAGGGCATTATTCGGGGGGCTTCAGGGCATTATTTGGGGGTTTATAGGGCATTATTTGGGTGTGTATTAGGGCATTATTCAAATGTCTTTAGGGCATTATTGGTGTCTGTATTAGGGCATTATTTGGGGGTCTTTAGGGGATTATTGGGGTGTGTATTAGGGGCATTATTCGGGGGTCTTTAGGGCATTATTTGGGGGTCTTTAGGGCATTATTTGGGGGTCTTCAGGGCATTATTGGGGGGGTCTTTAGGCCATTATTGGTGTCCGTATTAGGGCATGATTGGGGGGGTCTTTAGGCCATTATTGGTGTCTGTATTAGGGGATTATTCGGGGGTCTTTAGGGCATTATTAGGGTGTGTTTTAGGGGATTATTCGGGGGTCTTTAGGGCATTATTAGGGTGTGTTTTAGGGGATTATTCGGGGGTCTTTAGGACATTATCCAGGTGTCTCCCCCCCTCCAGGAGCCGGTTTACCGCAGCCCCCCTGGGCCCCCCCCGCCAGGCCGCCTGCACCTACTCGGGGGTTCGCTACGAGcgctggattttggggggctgcCCCCCCGGCACCGACCCCGCTGTCACCGTGCCGGTGGCCCTGGGCTGTCGCTGCGGCCGCTGCCCCATGGCCAGCGCCGACTGCGCTGTCATGGGGCTGGgaccctccttctgtggggccccggggggttttggggggtcctgacaCCCCCCGACCCCGGGGGTGGGACCCCCCACCCCAATTTATGGGGTAATAAAACCTCCCGGCCGCCAGGCGGGCGCTGTGTGTCATTGGGGGGTTTACCATAGAGTGGGGAATCCGCCTTTggaggggggttttggggggtccagACCTCCTCTACCCCGCGCATGAGACCCCCTACCACCTattaatgggattttgggggggtcctgacACCCCCCAACcccggggatgggacccccaCCCCCAATTTATGGGGTAATAAAACCTCccggccgccagggggcgctgtGTGTCACTGGGGGGGGGGTTTACCATAGAGTGGGGGATCCTCATtatgggggggttttggggggtcctgacaCCCCCCAACACCTTCTGGGCATGGGACCCCCCGCCCCAAATTTGAGGGGGGAAAGGGCAGGAAGtgtgaggggggaaaagggcGGGAAActtgaggggggaaaagggaaacgtgaggggggaaaaagggaaacgtgaggggggaaaatggtgGGAAACGTGAGggggaaaggcagaaaaaacagagaaaaaaacccatgaaatgTGAGGAGAAAAGGCAGGAAGCGTGAGAGGAAAAAGGGCAGAAAATGTGAGGGGGAAAGTGAGAAATGTGAGGGGGAAAAGAGTGGGAAAcgtgaggggagaaaagggagagaaatgtgaggggaaaaagggcagaaaatgtgagggggaaagggagggaaatgtgaggggaaaagggaaacttgagggggaaagggaataaaaacagagaaaaaaagccagGAAATGTGAGGAGAAAAGGCAGGAAGTATGAGAGGAAAAAGGGCAGAAATTGTGAGGGGGAAAGTGAGAAAtgtgaggggggaaaagggtgggaaacgtgaggggataaaagggagggaaatgtgagggggaaagggagaaaaaacagagaaaaaaaagccaggaaatGTGAGGATAAAAGGCATGAAGTGTAAGAGGACAAAGGACAGAAATTGTGAGGGGAAAAGTGAGaaatgtgagggggaaaaatgATGGGCAACATGAAGGAGAAAAGGGTAAGAAATATGAGggggaaaagaggaggaaacagggaaaaacGTGAGGGGGAAAGTGTGTGAAgtctgaggggaaaaagggtGGGAAATGAGTGGGAAAAAGGCAGGAAGGGTGaggaaacagcagaaaatatgagggggaaaggagaggaaatgtgaggggagaaaagggcaggaaatgtgaggggagaaaagagaaatgtgagaggggaaaagggaggaaaacgtgagggggaaagggagggaaatgtgagggggaaaagagagggaaatgagaggggaaaaagggagggaaatgtgATATTCTCCTCTCCAATTCCCTCCCCCGTCCCTGCTGAAATCCCACACTCCCCATTCCCAGATCTCCCCCCGTTCCAAGTCACCCCCCATTCTCAAacacccccccaaatcccagcccctCTCCGATCTTTCCTTCCCCCACCAGACCCCAAACTCCCCCCAAATCTCAGGCGTCCctcaatcccaaatcccagatttttTTACTCTGTGGACCAAGTGCAAGAACTTCTAATTTTATTGAGCAAAGCGAAAAGGGAGCGAGGAAGGTCTGTGGGGAGGGACCCAAAGTGGGAGTCGGTGGTGGCTGGGACACCACAACCCCGGGGTGTCCATGAGGGTCCAGGGGCGTCCAGAAGGTTCTGGTGGTTTCTCTGAGGTTCTTCTGGTGCTTGCAAGGTTCTGCTGAAGGTTCCTGTGGGGTGTTAAGGGTTCtagaggtgcctgtggggttctggcagtgcctgtggggttCTGGCAGTGCCTGCGGGGTTCtagaggtgcctgtggggttctagaggtgcctgtggggttctggaggtgcctgtggggttctggcagtgcctgtggggttctggcagtgcctgtggggttCTGGCAGTGCCTGCGGGGTTCtagaggtgcctgtggggttctagaggtgcctgtggggttctggaggtgcctgtggggttctggcagtgcctgtggggttctggcagtgcctgtggggttctagaggtgcctgtggggttctagaggtgcctgtggggttctggcagtgcctgtggggttctggcagtgcctgtggggttCTGGAAGTGCCTGTGGGGTTCTGGAGGTGCCTGTGGGGTTCTGGAGGTGCCTGTGGGGTTCTGGCAGTACCTGTGGGGTTCTGGAGGTGCCTGTGGGGTtctggcagtgcctgtggggttCTGGAGGTGCCTGTGGGGTTCTGGAGGTGCCAGCGGGGTTCTAGAGGTGCCTGCGGGGTTCTGGAGGTGCCTGCGGGGTTCTGGAGGTGCCAGCGGGGTTCTAGAGGATCCCACAGGGGTCGTTTCCAGTGCTACCAAAGCCTTATCCAATCGTGCAGCTCCACCTCAAGGTGGGGACTCGGGTTGTGGGACAAGGTGGCCTTCACGAGGTAGGAGCCGGAGATCAGCCTGACAGTCGCCCTGCCTTGGCCAGAGAGCTCACAGTTGGTCTCGGCAGCTCCGTCGGAGTCAGGACAATCCTGCAGAACCACCATGCGTTCAAAGGCTTGATCCAAATGTTCCGGGTCGGGCTTGTCcggccacagctccagctgcagcctgctgaGGTAATCATCCGACTCCTGAGATGAGATGTGGACAGCGATGGCCAAGATGAAGACCTCGGCGTCGTAGATCACGAGCTGCTTGATGTCCCGAGATTTTGGGTCACTGGAAATCTGGCAGGAGTCAGAGAAGAAAGGGAGCAACTCCGGCTTGAGCTGGAGCGACGTGCAGAATCTCGTTTCAAACCTGGGGGAGAAAAGG
Above is a window of Passer domesticus isolate bPasDom1 unplaced genomic scaffold, bPasDom1.hap1 HAP1_SCAFFOLD_200, whole genome shotgun sequence DNA encoding:
- the LOC135292097 gene encoding LOW QUALITY PROTEIN: lutropin subunit beta-like (The sequence of the model RefSeq protein was modified relative to this genomic sequence to represent the inferred CDS: deleted 1 base in 1 codon), with the protein product MGGAQLLLLVALAATPGALGTRGDPAAALSPCPGGSRCPGEGSRCWGGSRWCWGGGPGRPPCRPVNVTVALEKDECPQCRAVTATACGGFCRTREPVYRSPPGPPPQAACTYSGVRYERWILGGCPPGTDPAVTVPVALGCRCGRCPMASADCAVMGLGPSFCGAPGGFGGS